Genomic DNA from Bacteroidota bacterium:
TATTCTTTACAAATTCCGGCAACATTTATTTCAGGCAAATTGCTCCTGAAATCTATCAAAATACTGTTGATTGCATTTTGGGATATATCAACAGGAACATAAGTAAAATTCAATCCCTTCTTATTAAAATGGTTCAGAAGAATTTTTGTTTTAAATCCGTCCCCGGCTCCTAAATCAACTATTTTAAGAGCTTCGCCCGGATCCAACAATGAAAGAATAGTTGCCTTATGATTATTTAAAATTTCAAGTTCGCATCTTGTAAGATAATATTCCGGAAGTTCCATTATCTTCCGGAAAAGTTCATCTCCTCTTTTGTCATAAAAATATTTTGATTTTAAAAATTTAGGTGATGAAAATAATCCCTTAATAACATCTATTATAAAATCACTATCTGCTTTTGCAGGACTTACAATGTCTACGTCACTTTTTCTCATATATTTAAAGATGAAAAAGTCCTTTCATTAAGGTTGAAAGGACTTTTCTGTAACAAAAAATTTCTTTATTTTTTTCCCATTAATTCATCCAACACCTTTTTATCTATGTTTGGCTGATCGCTGTCTCCTGCATTCTTTTTTGTCTGAAACATCAGTTTTTGGGTGTAATCAGATTTTTCTCCCTTCATAAGAGAAACTATAGTCTTAGCATAAAAACTCCTTGCATCCTCTACACTTCTTTTTCCCTGTGCAACATCATTTGCAAGATTTAAAGCAAGATAATTTGCAGCTTCCTTATCGCATCTTGCTGCCATTGTTCCTTTGGTTCTTTCAGTTACAACACTGCCATCGTATTTTGCGATATCTGTAAATTTTTCAACCGGGACTTCATAATTGACAGATTGTAATAAACAATCCTTGTGAGGCATTGGGAAATTATGATCAATTTCTTCGTTTGTAACCATTGTCATAGCAAAATCGCCTTTATTGTGCCATACTAGTCTGTAATTAGTAACTTCATCAGGCACGCCATATTTATCAACCATTGCAGTAGCTGCTTCCTTAGGGGTGTCTTTCCAGCTTTTTACGTGATTCTTAACAGATTCCTTTGTCCAGCTTTGCTGTCCCATTGTTCCACTTTCTCCAGTGGTTGTGTTTTGTCCTCCGGTTGTAGTACTCTGATCATTACCTGATCCTGCCGTCCCGGAGTTACAAGAAGAAACAGTGAATCCAAATAGTGCTGTAGCAATTATCAATACTGCTTTTAATCTTTTTTTCATGGTTTTATATTTTTTTAGTTAAACATTTCTCTATTATCAAATTTACGTAACAATTACTAAAAAAAATGTCAGATTTATGACAGTAACCTCAGGTAAAAGAAAATATTTTTTCGTGCTGTATTTTAGAAAAAATATTGACTTAAATAGTTCCGGCTGAATGTAATCAATAGTTTTTTTTCTGTTGTGGACGGTTCAGTGCGTTTGGAAACTTTGCTACTTTCTATTATTATACCTGCTCATCAGATCCCGGATGCATGCATTCAGGAGTGCAATAAAAGCCTACCTTCTGCTATGCGCGCAATAATTTGCCTGCCCAGCATTTCTAAACTTTAGAGGGATAATAAGAAACCCTGGCTAAAATCCTTCCTTATCTGATAGTTTTTGCTTAATTTAATAGTTCCAAAACCAAAAACAAATGGAACAAAAATCAAAAGTGTGGTTTCTTGAAAATTTCAATTTCTTTTCTGAATTAACTGTAGATGAAAGAAATTTTATATGTAAGAACACCGAAATGAAATCATTTGAAAAAAATGAACCGGTATATTTTCAGCATAGTCCTGCCAAGAGTGTGTATTTTTTAAAGGAGGGAAAAATCAGGGTTTCCAAATATAATGAGCAGGAGGCAGAATTCCTGATTGCCATTTTAGGTGGCGGGGAAATTTTTGGTGAATCGGCAGTTGCCGGAAAAACAAAAAGAAATGAAGTTGCCATTGCCGAAGAAAAAACCATGCTTTGTGTAATGAGTGAAGAGAAAATGAAAGAACTATTGCTAATGGTTCCAGGTCTTAACCTTAAATTTGGTCGGATGATTGAAGAGAGGCTTGAAAAAACCCAAAAGCGGCTCGAGGATCTTACTTTTAAAAACAATGAGGAAAGGATTATTGGATTCATTAAAGAAACGGCACTAAAATCTTTAAAAGATGCCAACAATGAGTTTGTAATAGAAAACTCATTTACACATGAAGATATCGCCAAGCTTACTTCAACCAACCGTCAAATGGTTTCTTCTGTTATGAGCAGTTTAAAAAAGAAAAAGATCATTGATTATGACAGGAAGAATATCAGGATCCTGGAACTGGAAAAACTGGATTGCTGAGCCTGTTTTTCTGTCATTTTTATGACAAATTTTTTGTTTTCAAAATCTTAAATTTGAGTTAACGCTTATAGTTTTAACTTAAAAAAAAGATACATATGAAAAGTTCAGAATGGAAAGTAATCCAGGCAGCAAAGGAAGCAGGTTTGCCTGACCCGGGTTTTGAAATTGACCAAAACACAGCCATAGTTATAACAGACCCCCAAAATGATTTTTTACGCTCTGACGGTGTTGCCTGGCCCATTGTAAAGGACAGTGTAAAAAAGAACAATACCATTGATAATATGCTTACTGTGTTCAAATTATGCCAGGAACACGGAATGAAGGTTTTTATATCCCCGCACTGGTTTTATCCTGCGGATAAAGGCTGGAAATTTGGAGGAAGCCTTGAACAATTTATGGATTCAAAGGAAATGTATATAAGGGAAGGACAATTGGACCTGGAAGGGTTTGAAGATTCAGGCGCTGATTTTTTGGAGGATTTTAAACCATTCCTGAAACAGGAAAATATAATCCTTTGCAGCCCGCATAAAATATTTGGCCCTCAAAACAACGACCTGGCCCTTCAACTACGCAAGTACAATATCCAAAAAGTGCTAATGGCCGGCATGTCAGCTAACCTTTGTTTGGAATCACATCTTAGGCACCTGGTGGAACTTGGATTTGAAGTTGGGGTTATTGCCGATGCCAGTGCCAGCGCCATAGCCCCCGGAATGGACACTTTTGAAGCTGCTCTAATGAATTTCCGCATGATTGGCAGCCATGTTTTCAGTACGGAAGAATTTGAGCAAGAAATGGAAAAGGTAAATTTTTCTGAGGCATCCAGAACAAGATAAAAGCTGGTAATTTAAATGGATATAAAAATGAAAGCGCCCAAGGATGACAGGCTGATGCAAGCAATCTGGAAGGGGCAGGTAATTGCAGAGAGTGATGAAACATTGGTTGTGGAGGGGAATAATTATTTCCCTCCTGATTCCATTAAATGGCAGTATTTTGAAAAAAGCGACAACCACACTTTTTGTTCCTGGAAAGGAGAGGCCTCTTATTACGATGTGGTGGTAAAGGGAGAAAAAAACCATGGAGCTGCATGGTACTATCCTGAGCCATTTGAAAAAGCGGCAGAACTAAAAGATTATTTAGGCTTTTGGAGGGGTGTAGAGGTTAAACCGGTGGGCTGAATTTTAAAAGATAATATGTATTTAAAAAATAAATTTTTAAATGAGTCTTGAACCAACATTAAATCAAATACAAAAAGAATGGAATGAAACCTCTAAATGGGATTTCTCTGATTTAAAAGTTTTGTATTTGAACTGCACTTTAAAACGCTCTCCTGAAAAATCGCATACTGAAGGATTGATAAATCTTTCAGCCAAAATAATGAGAGAAAACAATGTAAAGGTTGAAATTCTGCGCCCTGTTGATTATGATGTTCCTCCAGGGGTATATCCGGATATGAGGGAAAAAGGATGGGATAAGGACGACTGGCCTGGTATTTTTAAAAAAGTAATGGCAGCTGATATTCTTATCATTGGTTCTCCTATTTGGTTAGGGGATAAATCTTCGGTTTGCACTAATACTATTGAAAGACTCTATGGGCAATCGGCAGAGTTGAATGAAAAAGGCCAGTTTACTTATTATGGCAAAACCGGAGGTTGTATTATAACCGGAAATGAGGATGGTATTAAACATTGCGGAATGAATATCCTTTACTCTTTGCAGCATTTGGGGTTTGTGGTACCTCCGCAGGCAGACGCAGGATGGGTGGGCGAAGCAGGCCCCGGACCTTCTTATCTGGATGAAAATTCACACGGGCCTGAAAATGATTTTACCAACCGGAACACCACTTTTATGGCCTGGAATTTAATGCATACAGCAAGAATGCTAAAAGACAGAGGGGGTATTCCTGCACACGGAAATCAACGCAAAATTTGGGATGCAGGGTGCAAGGTGGAGAATGAAAATCCGGAGCACAGATAAAAAACATTTTTCAAGGTTTAAATAAATTACGGCTATTAGG
This window encodes:
- a CDS encoding Crp/Fnr family transcriptional regulator; the encoded protein is MEQKSKVWFLENFNFFSELTVDERNFICKNTEMKSFEKNEPVYFQHSPAKSVYFLKEGKIRVSKYNEQEAEFLIAILGGGEIFGESAVAGKTKRNEVAIAEEKTMLCVMSEEKMKELLLMVPGLNLKFGRMIEERLEKTQKRLEDLTFKNNEERIIGFIKETALKSLKDANNEFVIENSFTHEDIAKLTSTNRQMVSSVMSSLKKKKIIDYDRKNIRILELEKLDC
- a CDS encoding isochorismatase family protein — encoded protein: MKSSEWKVIQAAKEAGLPDPGFEIDQNTAIVITDPQNDFLRSDGVAWPIVKDSVKKNNTIDNMLTVFKLCQEHGMKVFISPHWFYPADKGWKFGGSLEQFMDSKEMYIREGQLDLEGFEDSGADFLEDFKPFLKQENIILCSPHKIFGPQNNDLALQLRKYNIQKVLMAGMSANLCLESHLRHLVELGFEVGVIADASASAIAPGMDTFEAALMNFRMIGSHVFSTEEFEQEMEKVNFSEASRTR
- a CDS encoding DUF427 domain-containing protein, with amino-acid sequence MMQAIWKGQVIAESDETLVVEGNNYFPPDSIKWQYFEKSDNHTFCSWKGEASYYDVVVKGEKNHGAAWYYPEPFEKAAELKDYLGFWRGVEVKPVG
- a CDS encoding flavodoxin family protein; the protein is MSLEPTLNQIQKEWNETSKWDFSDLKVLYLNCTLKRSPEKSHTEGLINLSAKIMRENNVKVEILRPVDYDVPPGVYPDMREKGWDKDDWPGIFKKVMAADILIIGSPIWLGDKSSVCTNTIERLYGQSAELNEKGQFTYYGKTGGCIITGNEDGIKHCGMNILYSLQHLGFVVPPQADAGWVGEAGPGPSYLDENSHGPENDFTNRNTTFMAWNLMHTARMLKDRGGIPAHGNQRKIWDAGCKVENENPEHR